The genomic stretch ATGAGACTCCAAGCCATGTTCTTGAGGTCGGCTTGATAGGCACAATGAACGTGCTATCAGCTGCCGCAAAGCACAAGGTAGCTGAAGTGCTGTTTACTTCGAGCTCTGAGGTCTACGGTGAACCGTCCTTGATCCCCACACCCGAGGCAGAGAGTGCCAAGATAGCAGATGTTAGTAATGCACGATTCAGCTATGCCGGCATGAAGCTTGCTGGCGAGATTGCAGTTGTGCAGTTCGCAAGGGAACATGGCTTTCGTGGGCTTGTAATACGTCCTCATAATGTTTACGGTCCCGACATGGGATATGACCATGTTGTTCCAGACCTGATTCGAAAGCTCTGGATTTCGAGTCGAGAAGGCCGTAGCCGAAGGGCCGAGTTGGTGATCGAAGGCACAGGAGAGGAAACACGCGATTTCTGTTACATAGACGATTTCATTTCAGGGATGATGCTCTGTTGGCAGAGCGGACGAGAGTCGTCACTTTTCCATGTAGGTACTCAGAGAGAAACATCGATTCGGAGTCTGGTTTCAGAGCTTTCAGCGATTTCAAACATTGAGATTACGGTTATTCCAACCAAACGAAGGCCCGGTAGCCCAGTGCGTCGATCCGCGGATATTAGTGCCTTGGCCAGTCTGGGGTACAAGCCTAAAATCTCGCTTCGAGAGGGTCTTACTAGAACCTGGGAAGATTACGTACGCCGTTTTCAATCTGAATCTCTCGTAGGAGAGTGCGTGTCGTAAACATGGCCTCTGAAAAGTTAAAAGTCGGAATTGATGCTCGTCTCGACAACCCGCGTCAGGGCATTGGGACCGCGATCATAGGACTGGCTAAAGGTTTCGGATCGCTACCTGCTTCAGAAGACGAGTACTGGTTCATAATGCATTCAGATAACACGGAGTGGTTGCGGCCGTACATGGGGCAGAACTGTAGAATCTTTGAAGTTCCACGAGCGCCAGGTACCCGTCCTTTCGGCAAGAGAACTCTGCGACAAAGGCTTTGGAAGAGGATCACAAGTCTAACTACTAGATCCGCATCTGGTTTTGAAGTGGCTCCCTCTTCGGTAGAAGAATTCGGCTTCGACGTTATCCATTTCACTACTCAGTTAGGGTTTGTAACAACGGTACCAACAATTTATCAACCATGGGATCTCCAGCACTTGCATCTGCCAAAGCTATTTTCTCGCCGTGAGTGGGAGCGTCGCGAACGCGAGTACAGGTTCTTTTGCGAGCAGGCATGCCTCGTGTGCGTGCAGACCGAATGGGGTAAGCGTGACTTGTGTGACCAATATGGCCTTCCCGAATCTAAAGTCGTTGTGGTGCCAGGGGCATCTGTTCTACAAGCCTATACCCCACCTACTCAGAGTGAAATCGACGCGACACTGCGCAAGCACGGGATACCCTCTGAGTTCTTTTTCTATCCAGCAGTAACGTGGCCTCATAAGAATCACTCTGTCTTGCTACGTGCCTTAGCGAAGCTTAAGGAGGAGCATGATTATCGCGCTCACCTTGTGCTTACGGGAGATCTAACGACCTTCTCGAAAGTCTTGCGCCGGGAAGCTCGACAATATGGAATTTCCGATCAAGTCAGCTTTCTTGGCTTCGTGTCTGCCGCCGAAATTCAGTGTTTTTATCGTCGCGCTCGCGCCTTGGTGTTCCCGAGTAAATTCGAAGGATGGGGCTTTCCAATATTTGAGGCTTTCCAAAGTGGCTTGCCTGTGATCTGCTCGAACGCGTCGGTTCTGCCCGAAGTCACCGCAGGAGCCGCATCGTTGTTGCCATCGGAAGATGCTGCCGGTTTTGCGCACGCAATGATTCGAGTGCACACTGATGTAGTCATGCGTGCCGAGCTTGTACGAAAAGGATTTGATCGTGTCCAGTCTCTGTCTTGGGAACGAACTGCCGACATTATGCAGAAACACTATGCGAGCTTGGCGCACGGCCATTCTGGGATGGGCGATACTGTGCCGCTTCACGATGTCTTACCTGAACGGGTGGTCTCCGCCATTTGAGCTGTTGTTGAACAACGCGAATCGTCGACTACCATGAATTCACAAAGCTCTACACCGACCGCAGATAAAGTCAGACCCACAATCCCGCTGATTTCAATCATCATAGTGGTGCGGAACGGCAAGTCGACACTAGCAAGAGCAATCGAGAGTATCTCGCGTCAGAGCTTTAAGAACTTCGAACTCATCATCGTGGATGGTGTTTCGACTGACGGTACGCTAGACGTAATCGGCGCGAACAATCAGGTAGTTCATAACTGGATTAGTGAGCCCGACCGAGGAATCTACGATGCCATGAACAAAGGGGTAGGACTTGCCCGAGGTGAATGGGTCTATTTTCTCGGGTGTGACGACGTTCTGCTCGAATGCCTCGGGCAAGTCGCTGTTCGCCTAGTGGACAAGCGCGCAATATATTACGGCAACGTAGTGAAGACTGGCAGCGAAACAGTTTACGATGGCAAATTCAGCTCGTGGAAACTACTGCGAAGAAACATTTGCCATCAGGCCATGTTTTATCCACGAAGTGTCTTTGATAGACACCAATTCAGTCTTTCTTATCCTCGGCTTGCGGACTGGGAATTCAATTTGCGGTGCTACGCCGACGACAAGCTTCGCTTCGAATACATCCCCGTTGACATTGCCCGCTACAACGACGTTACTGGTGTTAGCGCTACGGCTAAAGATCAACAGTTCATTCGGGATCAAGCTCGAATAATCCGCGAGTGCCTTCCGCTCGGATGCTATGCCTGGTATTGCGCCAAACAGTCAGCGCACAAATTCAACCGACTGCTTTTCAGATGACATACCTAGAGTTTCTACAAGAATTATCGCAACACCCGGTTGTTTATCTAGTCTTGTTGGTCGTAACCGTCTGGGCATACTTATTCTTGCTGCGAAAACGCATCTACTCAATATCTGATCCACTGTTTTTTGCGGCGCTCTACTCGGCTCTTGCCGCGACGGCAGTTTGGTATATGTGTTGGCGCAACCTGATCGAGACCACATATGTTCTCCAATTTGCTGCTACAGAAGTAGCGTTTATCTTCGGTATTCTAGTGTTTCCGTGCTTTAACGGCCAAGGCTCCGCATCCACGTCAGTCTATCGTAACAATAAGCCTTTCTTTTCGCTTCTTTACATCGTGTCGAGCGGAATGTTCGTGATTGCGCAGATCGCGGTTTACAGCATCAGAGGAATACCGATTTTTTACGCGAGCCGCCTTCAATATTACGCCGAAGGTGGCGGACTGGGCATCTTTGATCGCATTCTTAGTGTTAGCTCTTTTTTCTGCTGGTATCTCATCATCTATCGCTTTGCTTATCGCATAAAGATAAAATTCTGGCCTAGGTTACTTGACCATGCAGTACTTTGGGCGCTAGTTTTTTCTGCTGTGCTCTCAGGTAGCAAATCAACATTTCTAACCGTTGTTTTTGTGATCTTTTACTTTCGGTTATTGCATCGGCAAGATCCCGATTGTGCAATTGAGTTTCGGGATGAGCTTGCGAAGTGGCAGAAACGAATCATTATCGCAGCTTGCTTTGCTTTCGTCAGTGTGATGGCCTTCGAAGTCCATTCGAGTTCTTACACCTTACTCGTTATTGAAACGTCGCAGAGATTGAGTGCCTTCGGTGATACCTTTTTCATGGCTTTCCCCACACATCTAGTTGAGAGTCTCTCAGGAAAGCATCCTCTGTTGGCCATC from Terriglobales bacterium encodes the following:
- a CDS encoding NAD-dependent epimerase/dehydratase family protein, which produces MKGKAVLVTGGTGFLGSALVKALVQEGYRVTVLDDNSRGDPKRIAGLPHVDVVVGDVRDKLTVELLVSRSECVFHLASVNGTRLFYETPSHVLEVGLIGTMNVLSAAAKHKVAEVLFTSSSEVYGEPSLIPTPEAESAKIADVSNARFSYAGMKLAGEIAVVQFAREHGFRGLVIRPHNVYGPDMGYDHVVPDLIRKLWISSREGRSRRAELVIEGTGEETRDFCYIDDFISGMMLCWQSGRESSLFHVGTQRETSIRSLVSELSAISNIEITVIPTKRRPGSPVRRSADISALASLGYKPKISLREGLTRTWEDYVRRFQSESLVGECVS
- a CDS encoding glycosyltransferase family 1 protein, with product MAPSSVEEFGFDVIHFTTQLGFVTTVPTIYQPWDLQHLHLPKLFSRREWERREREYRFFCEQACLVCVQTEWGKRDLCDQYGLPESKVVVVPGASVLQAYTPPTQSEIDATLRKHGIPSEFFFYPAVTWPHKNHSVLLRALAKLKEEHDYRAHLVLTGDLTTFSKVLRREARQYGISDQVSFLGFVSAAEIQCFYRRARALVFPSKFEGWGFPIFEAFQSGLPVICSNASVLPEVTAGAASLLPSEDAAGFAHAMIRVHTDVVMRAELVRKGFDRVQSLSWERTADIMQKHYASLAHGHSGMGDTVPLHDVLPERVVSAI
- a CDS encoding glycosyltransferase family 2 protein, which translates into the protein MNSQSSTPTADKVRPTIPLISIIIVVRNGKSTLARAIESISRQSFKNFELIIVDGVSTDGTLDVIGANNQVVHNWISEPDRGIYDAMNKGVGLARGEWVYFLGCDDVLLECLGQVAVRLVDKRAIYYGNVVKTGSETVYDGKFSSWKLLRRNICHQAMFYPRSVFDRHQFSLSYPRLADWEFNLRCYADDKLRFEYIPVDIARYNDVTGVSATAKDQQFIRDQARIIRECLPLGCYAWYCAKQSAHKFNRLLFR